Proteins from a single region of Lepus europaeus isolate LE1 chromosome 4, mLepTim1.pri, whole genome shotgun sequence:
- the C4H5orf58 gene encoding putative uncharacterized protein C5orf58 homolog, translating into MFHNNVADHKLKVEAIIKNINTISLELKKMKELSQLLLCDLTLQFNHPVKTEDSQEAERSNPLFEESEITDAPLSSNSFSV; encoded by the exons ATGTTTCATAACAATGTTGCAGACCATAAGCTAAAGGTGGAAgccataattaaaaatattaatacaatTTCTTTGGAGTTAAAGAAGATGAAAG AACTCTCCCAGTTACTACTTTGTGACCTCACTCTACAGTTTAATCATCCTGTGAAGACAGAGGACTcacaggaagcagaaagaagCAATCCTCTCTTTGAAGAATCTGAAATAACAGATGCACCCctttcttctaacagtttttctGTCTGA